Proteins from a single region of Oncorhynchus tshawytscha isolate Ot180627B linkage group LG03, Otsh_v2.0, whole genome shotgun sequence:
- the LOC112239217 gene encoding neurogenic differentiation factor 1, with protein MTKSYTEETMMSSDPQDSATWTDECQGSQDEQDMEKKNGALESMHGDLEDDDEDGLNRLDEDDEEDEDEEEEGDDQKPKRRGPKKKKMTKARMQRFKMRRHKANARERNRMHGLNDALESLRKVVPCYSKTQKLSKIETLRLAKNYIWALSEILRSGKSPDIMSFVQALCKGLSQPTTNLVAGCLQLNPRTFLPEQTQEIPSHMQPASASFAAHPYSYQTPGLPSPPYGTMDSSHIFHVKPHSYGSALEPFFETALPLTDCTSPSFDGPLSPPLSVNGNFSFKHEPSSEFEKNYAFTMHYQAAAGLAGPQGHAPLYASSAQRCEIPMENIMSYEGHTHHERVMNAQLNAIFHDP; from the coding sequence ATGACTAAGTCCTACACGGAAGAAACCATGATGTCATCAGACCCCCAGGATTCTGCGACCTGGACTGATGAGTGTCAGGGCTCCCAGGATGAACAGGATATGGAGAAGAAAAACGGCGCACTCGAATCCATGCACGGGGACCTTGAGGATGACGACGAGGATGGGTTAAACAGACtggatgaggatgatgaggaagATGAAGATGAGGAAGAAGAAGGCGACGATCAAAAGCCTAAACGTCGTGGACCAAAAAAGAAGAAAATGACAAAAGCCAGAATGCAGAGGTTTAAGATGAGGCGCCACAAGGCGAACGCGCGCGAAAGGAATCGTATGCACGGACTCAACGACGCGCTCGAGAGTTTGCGTAAAGTTGTGCCATGTTACTCCAAAACCCAAAAGCTCTCAAAAATTGAGACTTTGCGTCTGGCTAAAAACTACATCTGGGCCCTGTCAGAGATCTTGCGGTCGGGTAAGAGCCCAGACATCATGTCATTTGTACAGGCCCTGTGTAAGGGCTTGTCTCAGCCCACTACTAATCTAGTGGCAGGCTGTCTCCAGCTCAACCCCAGAACGTTCCTCCCGGAGCAGACACAGGAGATACCATCTCATATGCAACCAGCAAGTGCTTCCTTCGCCGCGCATCCCTATTCCTACCAGACCCCGGGTCTTCCCAGCCCTCCATATGGTACAATGGACAGCTCCCACATCTTCCACGTCAAGCCCCATTCATACGGAAGTGCGCTGGAGCCGTTCTTTGAGACCGCGCTGCCGCTTACAGACTGCACTAGTCCATCATTCGACGGACCTTTAAGCCCACCACTGAGTGTCAACGGGAACTTTTCCTTCAAACACGAGCCTTCGTCTGAGTTCGAAAAGAACTACGCATTTACAATGCACTACCAGGCTGCCGCGGGACTGGCGGGTCCACAGGGACACGCGCCCCTTTACGCGAGCTCTGCGCAGCGGTGTGAGATACCGATGGAAAACATTATGTCGTACGAAGGACACACTCATCACGAGAGAGTCATGAATGCTCAGCTTAACGCTATATTTCATGATCCGTGA